The sequence below is a genomic window from Paroedura picta isolate Pp20150507F chromosome 12, Ppicta_v3.0, whole genome shotgun sequence.
TTCTTGGCACAGTCAGAGTGAGAGCATCATTGAGGCTCCCTAGGAGCGGCAGCTGGCCCCAGAACAAGCCTGGAACTTGATCAGCCTCTGGTTCATCTGCTCCAGCAGCGAGGGATCCACGGACTTGGCTATATTGAGGAGTTGATGTGGGTCTGAAGTCACATTATAAACTTCTACAAAAGCCTGAAAAAGAGGACATGAGTCAGGATTTTCCCCCAAAATGGAAGCTACACCACAAGCTTCATCTTCAAGGATAGAGCTGAAGAAGGAAGGATGGCCTTGAAGAAATACAGAATTAGCAATCAAAGATCACAGTGAAGCTCATCTAAGGATGGTACTAGATTCATCAGTTACATTCCTGTTCACCATTGTCAAAATAGGAGCGCTTCAGCATCAAAGAGTGGATGCAGAACTCTTTCGTGCTCACTCCATTAGAGTAGGGAGTGTGGCCCAGTTGTATgtcacctgcttggcatgcagaaggtatcaggttcagtccctggcatctccatttctACCTAAGACCTCCCAGAGCTCCTGCAGCCACTAAGACCACTAAGGGAACTTCATGTGGCcaagtttcttttcccctttaCATCGATGTACTAGCCAAAACCAATCTGCATGGGATGAGAAACCAAGCAACTGTATGAAGCAGCTTTTCTAAATCAGGTTTTCTGGAGATCGACGCTGACATGTCGCTAAATTAAGCTTCTCTGCGGAATGGACTCATTGAATTCTAGCGATGCCGAGCCTTCTCAAAATGCCAGCAAAGCTTCTTGGTGATCAGCAAATATCAACTTCCCAAGCAGATCTCCCAATTtaggggactgtggctcagtgacagagcaccaGGTTTGCATGCTGAAACACACAGGCTCCCTTTTGCTATCAAGCTGAAAAAGATCTTAGGGGCTGCCAATCAAAGTAAGCCATACTGAGCTCAATTAGCCAACAGTGACTTCACTGAAGCTTCATATATTTATTACGAGTTACAGGAAAGGGGAACTTCCTAAACTCACACTCTGGGTTCACACAAGACAGAAACAAGGGTCCGTGGGCTTGTCCAGCACCCTGAAGGAATCCTAGAATATTGCCCAGAATGCTTCAGAGAGCAGGAAACCTCTACAAACTGATGTGAAAAAATGCCCCTCCCAAAACGCATTCCTCATATAAAATCTTTTATTAGGATCAGTTAAGCTTGATcacatcagatctcggaagctaagcaggatcagccctggctggtatatggatgggagaccttcaaggaatgacaaaccacctctagaTCTCTTCTTAAAAATCCTACTGGGTGGCCATAAGTTGGCTCCAACTGGATGGCACTTTATACATACGGATCTAACTGGAGCTAACCTTAGTCCTCAGTTGCCCACTGTTTTAAGACTGCTATGAAATGGGGCTTTTCTGTTATGACCAGAGAACATTTTCTCTCTACCCACCTCCAGTTCACCTTTCCTTGTGCAGAACATCCAGCTGGGTGAAGAAGCTCACTACCTTGTGATGGGTTGGGATGATGGGAAAACAGGTTCCTTCACAGGGGACAGCTCTGAAATACTGCTGACTGCCTGTGTTCCCTGTGCATTAACTAAAGTCCACAATTGCAAGctcacctctccccttcccttcctaatgGGGGATACAGAATATGGCCAAGCTCACCTCGGTATCTGCAAACTCACAATACTGCAAGTTGACGGAGCTCAATGTGCGCACACAGGCATAGGTGTTATTGAAGGCATCCTCACAGACACAATCCGGAAAGCAATGctagggtgggaaggaaagaaagagcaaaAGAATGTATACCAAAAGCTAGCATCTAGCCAAGACTTTGAagtgccctagaacaggggtggccaaactgtgactctccaggtgtccatggactacaagcataatgagctcctgccagcaccatgctcatggcaattgtagtccatggatgtctggagagcaacagtttggccacccctgccctgaaaCATCTTTGTCAAGCAGGGTTTCCCCCAAATCATCACAAGACCCCAGGTCAAGACTCCCTCTGGACCTCTACTCACAACACAGGTCTTAGCTCAATGACtgttttgtgtctttttaaaaaaatcacatggcTTGTCTGGCCCCATGCAGAATGCCCTCTCCCTAATCCCTTTTCAAAACTTTCAGAAGAGATCTGGATCAAGTAATAGGAAGGAGGAGAAATGTCCCTCACTGACCTTGTAACGCAAAACAAAAGCTGTAATTGTAGTGGTATGACAGTGTGCGGAACACCCAGCGGGAGATAATATGGGGTAATTtcaaccatcccccccccttggaaCACTCTAGATAAATTAACAAGGGGACAAGATGCAGACACAAAAGAAACCAAAAGCATCACTTCTGCCAACTGTTTGGAAGGCTGGCCTTGGTACATATGAAAATCAAGGGAAGGGCTGAAAGCAAACTCCACTTTGCATAGGCAAATGTTAAGCCCAGTGAGTCCTTGGGGTAAAACCCCTGATGACAGAGTGCCAGGAAGGAAATATTAGGGTTTGCATGTTCTACAGACACAAAGTTTTTGTTTGGAGGTAAAAACTAGGCCATACTGCTTAAAGCAAAGCCTAGTTTTACTTCTGAAGCAAAACACAACAGAGAAATAGGATAACAACTGTTTAACAATTGTTGAGAACGAGTCGCAGGGTAGCTTTAAGGGACATCTCCCTGTGCTATATAACCAGCTACTGGAACAAGAGTATAGAAACTCCAAAAGCTTTGTAAACATTTGGCGTAGAGCTCTGGATTATAATGtctgtatttatttcattcatttatgccccactttctcccgaatggggacccaaagcacttacatcattctcatatcctctgttttatcctcatcaTAACATCGTCACAatggtgacctcaggccaggcaTGCTTTCTGCCTAATATACTGCATAGAGCTAAGATGCAGAACAGAATGATGCAAAATCGGCTTTGGGTTCTCTTTGAAGAGaaaggagtggtataaataaacaaTCCACTTTCTCTCATTGCAGAAGCTCTATACCCCCCAAGTGGAGCACAAATGCAGCTCTGTGACTTATCAGGAGGAACACTCACCGATACCCCTGGTCCTAAATGAGGACACTTGGGGTCTTTGCCACTACAACCCTCTCCGGTGTACTCCACCAGGAAATCAGATCGCCAGCTGCTATTGCGTGTCTTGTTCACCTGCAGCAAAGGAGACATGTGCTTGAAGAAGAATACCACCTAGAACATTGTATTTCCCTCACTTTCCACTATGACATACCAAGTTTGCCAGCCTACTGTTTAATCTATGGTAGACATTCTGGCCCAATCCATTCATCCTTCAAAACAGGACTGGTAGTGACAAGGAATAATATTCTCTAGCTAATCACTGCCTTTTGAGAGCTGAGTCCACACAGCAGAGCTTTTCAAACTTTGTCCCTGAAAATTCCTTGATGGCAGACAAGCATCCCTGAAAGGAATTTATCACTACTATACGATGCTACAAAAGCAGCGTGTTGTACATCAATTGGTGGTTCTCATTGCATGCTCAAGAGATCTTGACAGCATATGAACCTAGTATCTATCCAGTTATATTTCTGCCCAGTCCTCTCTGCAACACACAGGGGTTTTAGAGCAGGGGGTGCAACAGCACAataattgttatatttatattccacttttatttattttagatttttataccgccctgccatacagctctgggcagtttacatataacatcatgggtaattacatagaactttTCACTATAATATCCTCCAAGTgatatattacattttaaaaaggaattctgGCTTCTTTTTCTCATTCCCAGCACCTTCTTCCTCATTAAAGGACatcatgcttagggctgatcctgcgttgagcagggagttggactagatggcccgtatggccccttccaactctatgattctatgatcattctgCTATGACAATTTTGCCTCTAACCCCTTATAGTCTATCCCTCCCTCTAAAATACCATTCTGTAACCAGTTAAAGAAAACCCACATCACCATCCTCTGAACCCCTAAGCATTATGCCTAAACAGACACGAATAATTATTTTGTGGAGTCCTTATATACAAAACATAAAATTTGAAAATGACAGGTGTACAGAATTCTAACAATGACTCTCTTGTTTGCTACTCGGAACATTCTAGATTGGAATTTTGGAAAAGTTGTTACCAGCAGGGGCAAGAAGGACTGTCCATCCATGCGAGTCTGAGATAAATTGATTCCCGCAATGTCCAGAAAGGTTGGTCCCAGATCAATATTGAGGATGGACTCCTGGAAaggaagaatcacagaatgatgTAGACCATTCAACTCAATATGAAAATGCTTCTTCATAAGAAAGGACCGAAggctctccccctcaaggcaacAGTTCCTGCAGAAAGCCACTAGATCAGGACTACGAATTCTAATCCAAATTTTCACTACCTTTCCAAAAGCAACGGAAACCCTTCTCAGTTTTGGCATTATGTTTAGCATCTGTAAGCTTCCAGTTTATCATTACAAATTTTGCCTTAGTTTTGCTCATAAACTTTTACAGAAGCAGAAATAAAGACCATATTTGCAAGAACCATTCAGCATGTGTGTATCATGGAAGAAAGCCAATCAGAGATTTGGAAGATATCCTTTGCATTCATGCAGACCTATATGGCTGCCTTAAACAAAGGCCGATCTCTGGCTCCTTCTCATCCACTGTCTATTCCAACCGGCCCCCATCAGAGAAAGGGTTTTTCCAGCTGGGCTGCTGGAAATAATTTTAGCAGGGAGTCCCTGAAGATCCAgtctggcaccttctgcatgaaaagctAGGGCACCTCAAACTGAGACACTGAGCCCAACATAAGGAGGAGATGGGTGGAGATGAGAAAAGAGATACACTTACCAGATGGGTCTGATTTGGTTTGATGCCTGGACCTCGCACAAGCAACGGCACTCGGATGTCAAACTCATAAAGCTGCCGCTTGTCAATAGGCAGTGAAAACTGACCTGTGGAGGCATAGAAGTCCTTGTTGATTTTCACCTCCAAAGGTAACATCGATGGAAAGATGGCCAGGATTCTTGGAAGTCTTTTTTGGAAAATGTACTACTCATATGGATTTCCCACCCAGCAACTTCCTTTGCCCAAAATCAGCTGTATCCAACCTCTGAGGCGGAAGTTACGGGGGGAGGGGATTTAGGGGCTTTCTGCCACCCTATGATATTCCAGGATGTGTTCCTTAATTTTCAGCTTAGATTTAAAAATGCACATCCCAGTAAGCTCTTTGATTTACATAGGTAAGAGGAAAATCATGCCGAGTGTTTCTTCCTCAAATATTTACCAAGAATGCAACCTACTCCCCCCTTTGCAGCCAATGAGTAGAAAGGTGCCAGAATGATTGGCACATGCTTCTCATTTAAACTGCACTGCATTTTGTTTAATTAAAGTCACCTAAAACATTTGGGTTAAATGTTACTTGAGCCACTTGGGCAAGATCCCACCAAAAGTCTGTACTTTTAAATGCCACAGATTATAATGGGAGAATAAAGTACATGAGAATAAGTAAAGTGCTTAAATACTTTCCACTCAATTGGGTTTTAGAAGCACTTAGTTGCATTTAGAGGCTGCTGGTTTACATCACAAGTGatcttccccaccccacaactGCATGACATCCGGCTATGCCCAATCACTCCCCGCatgtcccagaagaagaagagttggttcttatatgctgattttctctacctgaaggagtctcaaagcggcttacagtcgccttccctttcctctccccacaacagacaccctatgaggtaggtgaggctgagagagccctgatattactgctccatgagaacagctgtatcaggactgtggcgaacccaaggtcacccagctggttgcatgcgtgtgtgtgtgggggggcgcagaatcaaccccccccccagattagaagtctgcaatcctaaccactacactaagctggctctcacaccagtTCTCTAATGAAAAAGAGAGGCATCTCTTCTTCCTCAAATGCTACCATTCATCCATTCCCTCTTGGCTGGAATGCATTTGTTCTAGGCAGCAGCAGTTTGCAGCTCACCAACATGGTAACCGTGGTCAGAGGTATAGAACACGTATGTGTTTTTCAGCAAGTCAAGAGAGTCCAATTGGCCCAGCACTGCTGCCACCAGGTCATCCACAGAGAGCAGAGTCTGCCACctgcaagcagggagaaagacaCATAAAAGATCTGCACATTACAGGACATTTTAGCCTGCCCCctcttttcccaacccagacagTCTGAGCATGGCTTATATGGCATTCACATACATTCAGTGTACTGCTTATTCCAACACCCTCATGGTCACAAGCATAACAAGATGGGCAGATTATCCTCCCCCACGCTGTCAGCCTCGTATTCCAAAACAGAGCTCCCTAAATGTCCTGAATCCATTCTTACCGTTCCCTGTAGGCTTTGTCAAGGAACTCAATGGATGCGTTTGACATAGGACTCTTTGCTTGCCTTACCAGCCAATGCTTGTCCTGCAAGACAAGATGGGGATGATCATTAGGGATGATTCACAGAGGCTAAGTGTCATGAGACAGGACAAGATGCACAAATTTGCTTTGAACATGGACCACTGTCCATCAAATGCAGTGTTGTCTACTCTGAATGGCAGGTCCTCAGCATAGGAAGGCCTTTCCCACCCTAGTTCTTGCTATCGGAAGACCTTTACCACAAGCAGAATGTGTGCTCCACCACTGAGGCATGACTCCCCTCCCACACCCagagatctcacctctgttctcTCCTCACATCTCTACAGCCACCTATGTACTTTTCATTTGCACAGTCTATATCAAAGTTGTCATGAGACCTTGCATGGGTTATTTAAATGGTTTACATCCTCAGATTCAAGACCAGCAGACATCAAACAGTTGCAACAGAAAAGTATACAAGAACCAGTTCATTGCTGTGAATGACCAAGATAGCAGAAAGATAATGTGATGGTAACTTAAATTATAGCTTGCAACAGAAGCACGCTCCCAGCTGTCCACCGCAGAACGCAAATTTAAACCAGAACAGAACTGGGCCTCCTGTTCCTAACCTCATCCTGATGTCTAAAAGCAACTCCAAAGAAGCAGGTCTTATCATTGGTCCCAGAGGTTCATCAGGTTTGAACTTGGAAGAGCCTGCACTGAAAAGAAGCTGCCACAGGCTGGGCATCTTCCTTGCTGACAGAACTGGATGCACTGACAGTATCCTTGTTGGATTTTAACAGCTTGCCTCTCATTTTATGTCCCTTTGCAGCTGCCAACATATTGGGGGGGAAGGCCCTAAACCATTTACTGAATTACATGTTATAACTTCCCAAGGGAGCCAATCACAAATGCCACAGGATAGATGTAACCTGCACCATGTTATACTCAGCCACAGCATGGATGCCCCACACCCTTGAGGGCTGCCTTGCCTTAACAGTGCCTTCCTTTCAAGCCATGTAATCCTGCTGCCCACTTCTGTTGCTTTGTTGCTCACCTTCCCATAAACATTGAAGCTTCCATTCCGTGGTGCTTTGATGGCATTGTAGGCTGACTTGTAGTGCGGGGCTGCGGTCCAGGGAGAGTGTGCGGCAGGGGTAGACAACACcatgagaaagggaaggtgatagtttTTTTGTAGGAATTCCAGGCTCCGGTTTGCCTGTGGATGGGAGGTGATGAggacagacagagaaagagaggttGACAGTGGAAGAGGGTCATGAATGGCCCAGACCTCAGAGGGCTTCAGACAGTGGGCAAAGAGGAAGGAGATGTGGAGGTACTCACAAGGAGGTCAGTGAGGTAGTCTTCTTCATAGTGGTCTCCATGTTTCTCCTCACGGCCATTGGCTGAAAGCGTGTAGTTATAATACTTGGAATTCCCCACCTGTTGGGCATAGTCATCAAAGTTATTAGCAAATAGGGTAATTTCAAGTTTAGCCAACCAAGCCCCAGCCACAGACCTGTGAGAACTGTAATCTATTTCATTCCCTTCTCCCCCATTCCAAGT
It includes:
- the LOC143822055 gene encoding N-acetylglucosamine-6-sulfatase-like, with the translated sequence MGGSSGSGGTPLCLFTACLLALGAVGEGGGGRRERHNILLILTDDQDLVLGGMTPMKKTQVLIGQSGATFANAFAVTPLCCPSRSSLLTGCYPHNHLVRNNSLDGNCSSEDWQKFQEPFTFPVYLQKQGYQTFYAGKYLNQYGDPKVGGVQHIPVGWNYWLGLVGNSKYYNYTLSANGREEKHGDHYEEDYLTDLLANRSLEFLQKNYHLPFLMVLSTPAAHSPWTAAPHYKSAYNAIKAPRNGSFNVYGKDKHWLVRQAKSPMSNASIEFLDKAYRERWQTLLSVDDLVAAVLGQLDSLDLLKNTYVFYTSDHGYHVGQFSLPIDKRQLYEFDIRVPLLVRGPGIKPNQTHLESILNIDLGPTFLDIAGINLSQTRMDGQSFLPLLVNKTRNSSWRSDFLVEYTGEGCSGKDPKCPHLGPGVSHCFPDCVCEDAFNNTYACVRTLSSVNLQYCEFADTEAFVEVYNVTSDPHQLLNIAKSVDPSLLEQMNQRLIKFQACSGASCRS